The following proteins are co-located in the Colletotrichum lupini chromosome 4, complete sequence genome:
- a CDS encoding pre-mRNA-splicing factor ISY1, producing MLFRFREAQAADLGIIDIGRTRRPRVITEVDSIPSCEKWRGQVLKEISRKVSKIQDTALSDYQIRDLNDEINKLMREKYMWEVQIRNLGGPNYMRGGGKIYDEEGREIPGGGKGYRYFGRARDLPGVKELFDAAKAKATNEKPLETRDDLRKQVDAAYYGYAPDEEDPELLAYELAKEEEALAHMAKTGKQQLPPDWEALPGDTGDGKGWELPTLEEVQEELINRRRQKLLDQL from the coding sequence ATGCTGTTTCGCTTTCGCGAAGCGCAAGCAGCGGACCTGGGCATTATCGACATCGGCCGGACAAGACGACCAAGAGTGATCACCGAGGTCGATTCGATACCGTCATGCGAGAAGTGGCGTGGCCAAGTGTTGAAGGAGATCTCGCGCAAGGTCTCCAAGATTCAAGATACCGCCCTCAGTGACTACCAGATTCGCGACCTCAACGACGAAATCAACAAGCTCATGAGGGAAAAGTACATGTGGGAGGTACAAATACGAAATCTTGGTGGACCTAATTACATGCGTGGAGGCGGCAAGATATACGACGAAGAGGGGCGAGAGATACCAGGAGGTGGAAAAGGCTATCGGTATTTTGGGCGCGCGCGAGATCTGCCCGGAGTGAAGGAACTATTCGATGCAGCCAAGGCAAAGGCTACAAACGAAAAACCTCTGGAGACGAGGGACGACTTGCGGAAACAGGTCGATGCGGCGTACTACGGTTACGCGCCAGATGAGGAGGACCCGGAACTGCTAGCGTATGAGCTCGCAAAGGAGGAAGAGGCCCTCGCGCACATGGCAAAGACCGGAAAGCAGCAATTGCCCCCTGACTGGGAGGCTTTGCCGGGTGACACAGGCGACGGAAAGGGCTGGGAGCTGCCGACACTGGAGGAGGTGCAAGAAGAGTTGATCAACAGGCGGCGGCAGAAGCTCTTGGACCAATTATAG
- a CDS encoding Arb2 domain-containing protein, which translates to MLFVSVRDKITLPRDRSRTSTQASKARLLRLHDQYLPVQYVTTVAKMSMFRAKKLDLGCFVNIRTIRDHTKRQVFMQNEPERQALRYIIQNTTLPGRVRAEAQLQLGQMHCYTRPTQIKNRCILGGKARGVFRDFKMTRFNFRMQAYEGNIPGVKKASCSRVDQICLIADDFLSLPSHSIRGPGSGFDRWLWSYFLLTAVFRFHLIIFPVPLLLSQRASLSLTATMFRRRWSGLPKDPIFSSNLKDLGYFINDQDEIRNIKEPDYYFKYYLTKNGRVNDRQRFHFNEAIRDIVHGRLEKEGLKKVLLPLGVEPTSPNVSIFTSANLASASRVIVIFGEPSQDLGNLALRVVNGPGGINKGSMVSVVQEINRQRASPYDDGPPGIIIANTGELWWWPEGKKALSPTSALAVPRKSMVHHGRANNPRYHSIPNNETPEAHIAYVLNEVIPSLLSPNARLDIIGIGLGADHATRVLDTPETWSALDHRINTLSLLGSTTSVDELSHQPFKEFLPRRARAYITDEAPALTPLAQPGGNPNTASFTQHGCTVYSSGEVYLVECMLVTSHVLMLDWVQEVALAGPDYRHPEVVAVDPHVPTEEEWAAGGFDEQWENMPEFAKPSIGYAMAPEDHEHCQVLEGIQKQSNAWEES; encoded by the exons ATGCTATTTGT CTCGGTGAGAGATAAGATAACACTTCCACGTGACCGATCGCGAACTTCAACCCAAGCTTCGAAAGCTCGACTTTTGCGATTGCACGACCAGTATCTCCCCGTTCAATACGTCACCACAGTCGCCAAAATGTCGATGTTCCGTGCAAAGAAGCTGGATCTGGGATGTTTCGTCAACATCCGGACGATTCGTGACCACACGAAGCGCCAGGTCTTTATGCAGAACGAGCCCGAGAG ACAAGCTCTGCGATACATTATTCAGAACACGACTCTCCCGGGCCGTGTGCGCGCCGAGGCGCAGCTTCAGCTGGGTCAGATGCACTGCTACACCCGGCCGACGCAGATCAAGAACCGATGCATTTTGGGTGGCAAGGCCAGGGGTGTCTTCCGCGACTTTAAGATGACGAGG TTCAACTTCCGTATGCAAGCGTACGAGGGTAACATTCCCGGTGTGAAGAAGGCTAGTTG TTCACGTGTGGATCAGATCTGTTTGATAGCGGACGATTTTCTTTCA TTGCCTTCTCATTCAATAAGAGGCCCTGGATCTGGTTTCGATCGTTGGCTTTGGAGTTACTTCCTGCTCACTGCTGTGTTTCGTTTTCATCTTATCATCTTTCCGGTCCCTCTCCTGCTCTCCCAGCGAGCTTCTCTCAGCCTCA CCGCCACCATGTTCCGCCGCCGCTGGTCTGGTCTCCCCAAAGACCCTATCTTCTCATCTAACTTGAAGGATCTTGG CTATTTCATCAACGACCAAGATGAGATCCGCAACATCAAGGAACCCGATTACTACTTCAAGTACTATCTCACCAAGAACGGCCGCGTCAATGATCGCCAGCGCTTCCATTTCAATG AAGCGATCCGCGACATTGTCCATGGCCGTCTCGAAAAGGAAGGTTTGAAGAAGGTCCTTCTACCTCTCGGCGTCGAGCCAACCTCGCCCAACGTCTCGATCTTCACGAGTGCCAACTTGGCATCTGCCTCGCGCGTAATCGTGATCTTTGGCGAGCCCAGCCAGGATCTCGGCAACTTGGCCCTCCGTGTCGTCAACGGCCCCGGCGGCATCAACAAGGGCAGCATGGTCTCAGTCGTTCAGGAGATCAACCGCCAGAGAGCCTCGCCGTATGACGATGGTCCCCCCGGAATCATTATCGCCAACACGGGTGAGCTTTGGTGGTGGCCCGAAGGCAAAAAGGCTCTAAGCCCGACTTCCGCCTTGGCCGTTCCCAGGAAGAGCATGGTTCACCACGGCCGCGCCAACAACCCAAGATACCATTCAATCCCGAATAACGAGACCCCCGAAGCCCACATTGCGTACGTTCTCAACGAGGTCATCCCATCGCTTCTATCGCCAAACGCTCGCCTCGACATCATCGGCATAGGCCTCGGTGCCGACCACGCGACTAGAGTGTTGGACACACCCGAGACCTGGTCCGCTCTCGACCATCGCATCAACACCTTGTCCTTGCTGGGTAGCACAACCAGCGTCGATGAACTCTCTCACCAACCCTTCAAAGAGTTCCTCCCTCGCCGCGCTCGAGCGTACATCACAGATGAAGCGCCTGCACTTACACCCTTGGCACAACCCGGCGGCAATCCAAACACGGCCTCCTTCACACAGCACGGCTGCACGGTCTACAGCTCCGGCGAAGTCTACCTCGTCGAGTGCATGCTCGTCACTAGCCACGTCCTCATGCTCGACTGGGTACAAGAGGTCGCTCTCGCCGGCCCCGACTACCGCCACCCGGAGGTGGTCGCCGTGGACCCCCATGTGCCGACAGAGGAGGAGTGGGCGGCGGGAGGATTCGACGAGCAGTGGGAGAATATGCCCGAATTTGCGAAGCCGAGTATCGGATATGCCATGGCGCCTGAGGACCATGAGCATTGCCAGGTCCTGGAGGGTATTCAGAAGCAGAGCAATGCTTGGGAGGAATCTTGA
- a CDS encoding ThiF family protein codes for MSSFFSKAVSSPHAQLAATAVLSGATVACFILGYQAFERKERIQDLKKSIPSSPEEAAKLTRYGAASPPVDKEDARNQALARRAQAGDFDEELILEQLARNRVFLKDDGLQKLRNAFVIVVGCGGVGSHCTAALARSGVSKIRLIDFDQVTLSSLNRHAVATLADVGIPKVQCLYRRLIAIAPWAKYELKNQKFEKIAADALLAPWAEDRQKPDYVVDAIDNIDTKVALLKYCHDHGIPVISSMGAGAKGDPTRVNVGDIGASTDDGLSRATRRKLKLQGVTGGIPVVYSTEVAGEGKAALLPLDEEEFKKGQVGDLSVLPTFRVRILPVLGTMPAVFGYIAANHVILSISGYPLDYVPAKNRDKLYTDIVAFVQGSETRIVHHRFGIEESKGLRIPVSLGDAAFLTEELWKGRSAVTGLINRLVLVRWRRPEGQTKLRIGEGAEEQKWSNIRFRDLVCMTRDEALRHEKEYLKKDDTKLEDLYDADVIARIEARLKEAIEVEKDRL; via the exons ATGTCTTCATTTTTCTCTAAAGCGGTGTCAAGTCCGCATGCGCAACTGGCGGCAACTGCAGTGTTGTCAGGCGCCACGGTAGCATGTTTCATCCTTGGCTACCAAGCATTCGAAAGAAAAGAACGGATTCAAGATCTCAAAAAGTCCATCCCTTCCTCTCCCGAGGAAGCTGCCAAG CTCACTCGGTATGGCGCCGCATCGCCCCCAGTAGACAAGGAGGATGCCCGCAACCAGGCCCTCGCCAGGAGAGCACAGGCCGGCGACTTTGACGAGGAACTCATTCTCGAACAACTCGCCCGCAACAGGGTCTTCCTGAAAGACGACGGTCTGCAAAAGCTCCGCAACGCcttcgtcatcgtcgtcggctGCGGCGGCGTCGGCTCCCACTGTACCGCCGCCCTCGCCCGCTCAGGCGTCTCCAAGATCCGCCTCATCGACTTCGACCAGGTCACCCTCAGCTCCCTCAACCGACACGCCGTCGCCACACTGGCGGACGTCGGCATCCCCAAAGTACAGTGCCTCTATCGCCGCCTCATCGCCATCGCCCCCTGGGCCAAGTACGAGCTCAAGAACCAAAAGTTTGAAAAGATTGCCGCCGACGCGCTGCTTGCGCCCTGGGCCGAGGACAGACAGAAGCCGGACTACGTCGTCGACGCGATTGATAACATTGATACAAAGGTCGCTCTGCTCAAGTACTGCCACGATCACGGCATCCCCGTCATCTCCTCCATGGGAGCCGGTGCCAAGGGCGATCCCACGCGCGTTAACGTCGGCGATATCGGAGCCAGCACCGACGACGGGCTTTCCAGAGCTACTCGCAGGAAGCTGAAGCTGCAGGGCGTGACGGGTGGTATTCCTGTCGTGTACTCGACTGAGGTCGCCGGCGAGGGCAAGGCTGCTCTGTTGCCGCTCGACGAAGAAGAGTTCAAGAAGGGCCAGGTCGGCGATCTCAGTGTTTTGCCGACTTTCAGAGTCCGCATTCTGCCCGTGCTTGGAACCATGCCCGCCGTCTTCGGATACATTGCCGCGAACCACGTCATTCTCAGCATTTCAG GATACCCCCTCGATTATGTCCCGGCCAAGAACCGCGACAAGCTCTACACAGACATTGTCGCGTTCGTCCAAGGCTCCGAGACGAGAATCGTCCACCACAGATTCGGCATCGAAGAGTCCAAGGGTCTCCGTATCCCAGTCTCCCTCGGCGACGCCGCCTTCTTGACCGAGGAGCTGTGGAAGGGACGCAGCGCCGTCACCGGTCTCATCAACAGACTCGTGCTGGTACGGTGGAGACGGCCCGAGGGCCAGACCAAGCTGCGCATTGGGGAGGGCGCCGAGGAGCAGAAGTGGTCCAACATTCGCTTCCGCGACTTGGTGTGTATGACTAGAGACGAGGCTCTCCGCCACGAGAAGGAGTACCTTAAGAAGGACGATACCAAGTTGGAGGACCTGTACGATGCGGACGTGATTGCCCGGATAGAGGCTAGGTTGAAGGAAGCTATCGAGGTCGAGAAGGATAGACTTTGA